The sequence agtaGATACTCCCTCCTGTTTTGCATGTATGATGTTAGTACAAGCTATTTAGTTCAAAAACACATCGTATATTTGAAAATCGAGATAGTAATAGCAGAGAGGCTGCAATTATTTTCTTATTAATTCAATGATGATAAGCAGATATTGCGTGTTTGAGAAATGAGAGGCTGCAGTTACAATTGCTGGAATCGTTTTTTTCATCTGTTCAAGCAATAACATTACCTGAACCATTGAATTGAAACGGTGAGCACTGCTTGAGAGCTTCGGCTGGAGTGCCAGATTACCAGATGATCTAGCCAGTGGACGTATACCAGTTGGAGGATAGGTGAGTATCCAGTCATCAGCTGCAGCTAAAGCAGCAGTACTCTCTTCAATTCTCCTCAAATTGGAATCTAATGCTTGCTCAACAGAGGGTCTGAGTTGCTTCATCAGAACTGACGAAAGTGATAGACCACGAGCTTCCAGCAAGTCTGAATAACCAATCGCTATCTTAACACATTCTGCAGCAGTTCTTAACCCCCCACCAGCAGCACAAGAGGCTAAAGTATGCCTCTTTACAAGAAGCGAAAATGACATTGCCTGCTTAGTAGCCCAAGTAACTAGTTCAGATGTGTAAGCTGATTTTTCACTGAAGACCTCAACTGAGTCACTGAGAGCCTGAGCTATAACAGGAAAAAATTGTTGCGCAAGAGAAGCAGTGTATTCCCCGCCATATGATGTGCTAGATGGTTGTATTGTTTGAATGTTTAACTGAAGTCTCTGATTGTGTGCACTGAGCAACAAACTATGAGCACGAGGTCCATCACCAAGTCTCTTGagagcagaagctgcagctcgaAGCTCAACACCACAAATAGAAGACTGGCAAGCAGCTTCAGCTAGCTGATCAGCCAACTTCTGACGGTTTTCAGATATAACCCTCTTTAAAGCCAGAATGTCAGTCGTGGATAGAGTTCCCTTTTGTTTGGCATCAGCAGCGATCCGTTCTGCCTCATCCAAGGCATCCAGTGCTTCATCCACTCTTCTTTCGGCTAGCAGAACATCAAGCATGTCAGGGAAATCTGTGGACCATTTCCATATTTCTGATGGCTCCTGATCTTCAACACTGGATATGTCTTGTTCAGCAGAACCTTCAGGCCCTGTGGCCAACGAATCTATCTGAACCCCTTCAGACAGACCATGAATTAAAGCTGACTGTGTACTTAGCAAATTTCTAACTGATAGTAGCTCCCCTTCAAGGTCTGATATCTCCTTTGATGTTCTGTACCAGGAGATTAGTTTCATAAATGCATCCCAAATTCATGAATTGGGAAGTGGAACGGAAAAGTACATGAAGTAATTAAAATAGAAACTAGAGAAGTGCTCATACGTTGCTGCGGTTTCCATTTATGCTTGAGCACAGAGTATAAAACACAAAGGCATGTGTTATCTATTGGCTAGGTGGGTTTGAAGCTAACAAACATGGTCTGAATCACCATTTGTGCATATTTTTAGCTTTTTACCGTTTAAATGTGTGTGTGtgcgggcgggggggggggggggggggggggtctggGAGAGGTGAACGGAAGGAAAGGGGTGACACACGACTACCGTGGAAACATTGGAAAGTGGTGCTTTATATAGTAGAGATTGTGTGGAAAAACATGGTACCTCATGTTAAATATATAACTAACACTGTTGCACACCATAAATTTCATGATTTCTAAGGATATCTGGTTCTAAAGATGAAAGCCTAATTAGTTGATGACCTTTTGTTATCAATTATTAGGTGGTGGTACTTGACAAATAGTAACTCAAATCGCCAAGAAAAAATCAATGGAGAAGTTGGAACATCCATGTTTCGAAGGTGATAAAGAAACAAAAAGACAGCAATTAGCCTGTACATATATAAAAAGGCCATCCAGAACATTTCTAAGCAATTTATTGGAAACTCCCACCAGTACAAATTTCATGTAGGTTGAAATGGACCACTGTGTAACTGGCGCGGAAGGTCCCGGGTTCGAGCCCCAGCCTCTATCTAcatattatgcgggtaaggctTGACGCTTAAAGATACCCTTCCCTGGACCCGGTacagtgcgggaagcctacggCACTGGGTACGCCCCTGAAATGGACCACTGTGTACTCACTTGATGAATGCAGCATAATTTGCATAAACACTTCTGCGCATCTCTTCAGCAGAAGCCTTCTTTAGATCTTGCAAGTAGGAACACAGGTGCCTTATTTCCTGTAATAAATTTTGAATGTTAATCCTGTTTAAGTTTTCAAAGATTTTTTCAGAATATTTTTAAAAATGTGATAGTTAAAGAAAAATACTTCATAAATACAAAGCAGAAAGAAAACACCAGAGGTTCAAATGCATGAGCTTGCACAACAGTTATGTGGACTCTACAATCACAAAAGTAAGAAGATCCTAAGCTAGAATATGTTGCCAACTTAACCTAATTTAGTATAACACAGCTTCTGTCGGGAACTATGTGTGCCTTATGTCTACAGAAAAAAAGGCTCTTGTCCCTGAATGCTGTGCATGTGGAGCTCGAACAAGAACTCATAGTATAGCAGTTGCATCCCCTAATGGGGATGTGAACCAGTACAAATTCCTACAGATGGTTGTGCTTATGCTTTCAGGAAATGCCGGAATCTAGACCAGGAAGCGAAAAACTACAACAGTGTGTGCAACTAAAAGCATGAGATTTCCAAAATTCAAGATTGTTGATTGCTCTAGTGATAGACTGATAGTTGATCCCGCTCAATGCTAAAATGTGATAAGACATCCCTAGTATCAAATGAATCAACAGAACTTAGCATGCAAATCTCTACTCATTGAATGTTTCATAGTCACGTAAGAACTATCCAATACGCACAGAAAAAGGGatgtttattttttttaaaaaaaaaacttcTCACAACAACCTTTTAAATGTTGACACGAAGGGAAACGGTAGCCTAGAACTAGGATTATGTGTCTCTCAGAATGCACTGCCAAAGATTCTAGGATAAAATTTGATAGAAGTACTCTTAAAATGTTAAAGGGTTCAAAGTTTCGTGATTTTTTCATTAACAGAAGAAGGTTTCATTTGAGCATATATGCGATCAGTTTCACTGACAGGGCTACCACAATTCCACCCAGAGTTTTCGTTTAAGATTTAGACAGAGGTATAGTCAGAAACACTAACAAACTACATGCCCACATAGAGATTATAGAAGCTAAGAATAGCACCTCTACAAACTACGCACCAGCGCTCTGTTTTCCTCTATGCTCCAGCAAAAAAGGTGCAACAACAAACTAAATCTAGTCTACGCGGTGCAATAGTAGTTTTGTTAGAAATTTTGCATATATTTAACCTAAACCCAAAGCGGGTCATCCCTGTATACCAACAAAAAATTTATCTATAATTCAGTCGTGATCACGCCAGATTAGCACTAAACTACTCAAAACGCGTCGAGAACCCGTACCCGTCGCACTTGGGAGCGAAAGACGACGCGGCACTCCCGCTACCACTGGAGGCGAAATCCCGGGGCGGACGGATTCCTCACCTTCTCGTCCATGGCGCGGCACTTGGACTGCACGTAGGCGTCGGGGTCGAAGTTGTCGGTCTTGAATATCTTGAGCTTGTCCGCGAGCTGCACCCCGCCATCGCTGCCTCCCGCGCCGGCCGCAGCGTTCACCGGGAACACTCCGGAGTGGCCGGCGGGCCGCGACCTCGACGACTTGGCGGACGCCATCGTCGGGCCGGGAGAAACCCTACCCGCAGGCGCAGAGCGCAGGCGTGCTCCCCTCCCCGCCCCGGCCCGCCTCCGTTCGGGAGGGAGGCGCAGAAGCTTCTCCAAGTGGATTTCTCGCTTTGGCTGGTTGCTCAGctcgggctctcagccatttgcGTGCCTCGATTGGCGTGAGCGGAGAATTTCAGGAGGGAAGGAACGGAGAAGAGAGAAGAGACTCGTGTTGGACGGTTGCCAAAGCTGGAAAGGTCGACAGTTATTAGCTGTTCCGTTCATCTATTGGTTTTGAGAATttcttattttattattactgggGCGAGGCCGCGAGGGAGCGAGGGACACAGGGTACACAGCAATTAGGCTGAAAAAACTTACTATTAACACTTAACAGTTGTAGGGGTCTATGTCATAGTTAATATAACTGGAACTGACCGTACGTAAAAGATTAAATCGAAGCCTACAATAATGaggaggtgtttggtttctatAAGCCAATTTTTAATACCTATATTTTATTAAATTTTAGTATCTAAATTATCAAATACGAATATTAAAATAGATTTTAGTTTTTGTATTTAACAATTTAAAaactaaaataaaaataaaattgaGAGACTAAAATTTACTTCATAATTTCGTAGAAACCAAACCCCCTTTAGTTCGACTCGTTTTAAAGATCATCGTTTATATGACTGGTTATTTTCGAAACTGGTGAACCTTCCAAAGGGGGAAAGAAGAGTTGGGTTTCATCAACATGAAATATACTGTACAGAATTATCGAGGCTATGAAACTGGAATGAACTTTTTATATCTACTTGAAGCTGGGAATTGGAGTTCTGGTCCATGTGCTGCTAATATGTTTTTTTTTTCTTCAGTTTCATGGatttttttttacaaaaaaaGAGGCATCCATGTACTGCTATGCTAGTCATATAGTTAGAGACAATGGATCTTCTTGTACACCCCGTTACAGCACATTGTTAAGTGAGATGGTCATTTGTACTATGCATGTAGTAGTTTAATGTGTTATTACGTTGAAGGCTTCGGTTGGAGGGGGTCGGAGGGAGGATTATATGGTTACAGAGCGCTTATTTGTCAGTCATAGTGAAAAGAAATTAAAGAAAGAAAAACATACGTCAATACATTATACATAGCGATGATTCTGAAACCTCGACAATCCTTTCGTTAACAAGAAGTACGTAACGTAGACTGCACGAAGAAAGGACAGAGATGAAACTGCCTCTTTAGCATAAACAACCAAGGTTTACATAAATGCAAGCT is a genomic window of Zea mays cultivar B73 chromosome 5, Zm-B73-REFERENCE-NAM-5.0, whole genome shotgun sequence containing:
- the LOC100191392 gene encoding exocyst complex component EXO84B isoform X1; protein product: MRRSVYANYAAFIKTSKEISDLEGELLSVRNLLSTQSALIHGLSEGVQIDSLATGPEGSAEQDISSVEDQEPSEIWKWSTDFPDMLDVLLAERRVDEALDALDEAERIAADAKQKGTLSTTDILALKRVISENRQKLADQLAEAACQSSICGVELRAAASALKRLGDGPRAHSLLLSAHNQRLQLNIQTIQPSSTSYGGEYTASLAQQFFPVIAQALSDSVEVFSEKSAYTSELVTWATKQAMSFSLLVKRHTLASCAAGGGLRTAAECVKIAIGYSDLLEARGLSLSSVLMKQLRPSVEQALDSNLRRIEESTAALAAADDWILTYPPTGIRPLARSSGNLALQPKLSSSAHRFNSMVQDFFEDVGPLVSLQLGGSAMDGLLKIFNSYVNLLISALPGSVDDEVNLEGLGNKIVRMAETEDQQLALLANASLLAEELLPRAAMKLYSMNPVSKDSLRRRGPENQNRAAEQRAWKRKLNRMVEKLRDSFCRQHALDLIFTEEGDTRLSAEMYIDMDNTVEDPEWVPSAIFQELYAKLNKMASVAADMFVGRERFATLLMMRLTEAVMLWLSDDQSFWEEVEEGPRALGPVGLQQFYLDMQFVILFGQGRFLSRHVHQVILDIIDRAMRAFSATGMDPDRILPSDDWFIDVAQESISRIGGGRARVANGDREVNSPTASVSAQSVSSVRSLGSS
- the LOC100191392 gene encoding Exocyst complex component EXO84B, producing MASAKSSRSRPAGHSGVFPVNAAAGAGGSDGGVQLADKLKIFKTDNFDPDAYVQSKCRAMDEKEIRHLCSYLQDLKKASAEEMRRSVYANYAAFIKTSKEISDLEGELLSVRNLLSTQSALIHGLSEGVQIDSLATGPEGSAEQDISSVEDQEPSEIWKWSTDFPDMLDVLLAERRVDEALDALDEAERIAADAKQKGTLSTTDILALKRVISENRQKLADQLAEAACQSSICGVELRAAASALKRLGDGPRAHSLLLSAHNQRLQLNIQTIQPSSTSYGGEYTASLAQQFFPVIAQALSDSVEVFSEKSAYTSELVTWATKQAMSFSLLVKRHTLASCAAGGGLRTAAECVKIAIGYSDLLEARGLSLSSVLMKQLRPSVEQALDSNLRRIEESTAALAAADDWILTYPPTGIRPLARSSGNLALQPKLSSSAHRFNSMVQDFFEDVGPLVSLQLGGSAMDGLLKIFNSYVNLLISALPGSVDDEVNLEGLGNKIVRMAETEDQQLALLANASLLAEELLPRAAMKLYSMNPVSKDSLRRRGPENQNRAAEQRAWKRKLNRMVEKLRDSFCRQHALDLIFTEEGDTRLSAEMYIDMDNTVEDPEWVPSAIFQELYAKLNKMASVAADMFVGRERFATLLMMRLTEAVMLWLSDDQSFWEEVEEGPRALGPVGLQQFYLDMQFVILFGQGRFLSRHVHQVILDIIDRAMRAFSATGMDPDRILPSDDWFIDVAQESISRIGGGRARVANGDREVNSPTASVSAQSVSSVRSLGSS